The following proteins are encoded in a genomic region of Acipenser ruthenus chromosome 4, fAciRut3.2 maternal haplotype, whole genome shotgun sequence:
- the LOC117400766 gene encoding zinc fingers and homeoboxes protein 2-like — translation MASRRKSTIPCMVRATEMVEEDDPDEMEVIGDTMVENGSPKPLSNDDWTTGNGVQSKQKDVEQDKPAADTPQPRKPQGGYECKYCPYSTQNLNEFTEHVDLNHPNVILNPLYVCAECSFNTKKYDTLSEHNMKCHPGESNFKLKLIKRNSQTILEQTIEGANSTACMISGENATPAISLSKTPMMKMGKPKMDPRRLPRKGDDLQNLSENLSPEMVTDPIPTINVNGTVIIPEASVPEGLTHVMPFLQRPPNYSLVPKIAVPLNTTKYNPSLDINMILINSFNKFPYPTQAELSWLTAASKHPEEQIRVWFIVQRLKRGISWSPEEVEEARKKMFNGTIQPMTQTLTVLPAQLARNTKVTQPLIQTLPCQILGPTSLVLTQVANGSTMTYSPITLTVADQVQPLKRPLPAPVVTPEAKRASVGHVVQSHPNPATPIMSPSMDRKKTREQISELKASFLKSQFPEDKEVYRLIEATGLSRGEIKKWFSDHRYRTQRGIVNITSESVAKDMAQRSSQPQSPCIQTAQQRLKGNTPEQLKVLEANFQKTSFPTQVEVDRLMVDTSLSRNEIDNCFLESRIVRDNKEQALLNSMDSHKKEDQQQPRALNGTHGQGDQVRASPLPTVASIPLEQKTLDLLKGVFAQTRWPSPEEYDQLALKTGLAHTEIVRWFMENRSALKSGSLQWMEQYQKLNGEGQNGQSQTTLGSKSGHSVLQQHYQEFKELREDDLEKLVEGSKLSYQEIRDWFANKQGEDKLDRAENISQGKRSSEEQGDWVEVTVGVDEDEDHASDCTEAGYEMVEDDSEGMTG, via the coding sequence ATGGCCAGCAGAAGGAAGTCAACTATTCCATGTATGGTCCGTGCTACTGAAATGGTGGAAGAGGATGACCCAGATGAGATGGAGGTCATTGGAGACACCATGGTGGAAAACGGGTCTCCGAAGCCATTGTCTAATGATGATTGGACTACAGGAAATGGTGTCCAAAGTAAGCAGAAGGATGTAGAGCAGGACAAGCCAGCAGCAGACACTCCTCAACCACGGAAGCCACAAGGAGGCTATGAATGCAAGTATTGCCCTTACTCCACGCAGAACTTGAACGAGTTCACGGAACATGTGGACTTGAACCATCCCAACGTCATTCTCaaccctctgtatgtgtgtgcagagtgcagcttcaacacaaaaaaatatgacACATTGTCGGAACATAATATGAAATGTCATCCCGGGGAGAGCAATTTCAAGCTGAAGTTGATCAAACGAAACAGCCAAACAATTTTGGAGCAGACAATTGAAGGAGCCAACAGTACTGCCTGTATGATCAGTGGTGAGAACGCTACTCCTGCAATCTCTTTGAGTAAAACACCCATGATGAAAATGGGGAAGCCAAAAATGGACCCCAGACGTTTACCCAGGAAGGGAGATGACCTACAGAATCTGTCAGAGAACCTAAGTCCGGAAATGGTCACAGATCCTATTCCTACTATAAATGTCAATGGGACAGTTATAATCCCTGAAGCTTCAGTTCCAGAAGGGTTGACGCATGTTATGCCATTTTTACAGCGGCCCCCCAATTACAGCTTGGTGCCCAAAATTGCTGTCCCCCTGAACACTACCAAATATAACCCGTCACTGGACATTAATATGATCCTCATTAATTCATTCAATAAGTTTCCGTACCCAACACAGGCAGAGCTCTCCTGGCTGACAGCAGCCTCAAAACACCCTGAGGAGCAAATAAGGGTCTGGTTCATCGTTCAGCGACTAAAGCGTGGCATCAGCTGGTCCCCCGAGGAGGTGGAAGAGGCCAGGAAGAAAATGTTTAATGGTACTATCCAGCCCATGACACAGACCTTAACAGTCTTGCCTGCGCAACTAGCTAGGAACACTAAAGTCACGCAGCCCCTTATACAGACTCTTCCCTGCCAGATCTTAGGACCGACCAGTTTGGTATTGACCCAGGTCGCCAACGGATCAACCATGACTTACTCCCCCATCACACTGACAGTAGCCGACCAAGTGCAGCCCCTCAAGCGGCCTTTGCCAGCTCCGGTGGTGACCCCTGAAGCAAAGCGAGCAAGTGTCGGCCATGTGGTTCAATCACACCCAAATCCTGCTACGCCCATCATGTCTCCTTCTATGGACCGCAAGAAGACCAGGGAGCAGATCTCAGAGCTTAAGGCCAGCTTCCTCAAGAGCCAGTTTCCAGAAGACAAAGAAGTTTACAGGCTTATTGAGGCCACGGGCCTGTCAAGGGGGGAGATCAAGAAGTGGTTTAGCGACCACCGCTATCGGACTCAAAGGGGCATTGTAAACATCACCAGTGAATCTGTAGCCAAAGACATGGCACAAAGGTCCAGTCAACCTCAGAGCCCATGCATTCAGACAGCACAGCAGAGGTTAAAAGGGAATACCCCAGAGCAACTAAAGGTCCTGGAGGCCAACTTCCAGAAAACCAGCTTCCCAACACAGGTGGAGGTCGACCGTTTGATGGTAGACACCAGCCTGTCCAGAAACGAGATTGACAACTGTTTTTTGGAGAGTCGGATAGTACGAGACAACAAGGAGCAAGCCCTGTTGAACTCCATGGATTCACATAAGAAAGAGGATCAGCAACAGCCAAGGGCACTCAATGGTACACACGGGCAAGGGGACCAGGTGAGGGCATCTCCACTACCCACTGTTGCCTCAATCCCCCTAGAACAAAAAACACTGGATCTTCTTAAAGGTGTTTTTGCACAGACTCGGTGGCCTTCTCCTGAGGAGTACGACCAATTGGCGCTTAAGACGGGGCTGGCCCACACAGAAATCGTCCGATGGTTCATGGAAAACCGGTCCGCTCTTAAGAGCGGGAGCTTGCAATGGATGGAGCAGTACCAGAAACTGAATGGGGAGGGCCAGAATGGACAGAGCCAGACCACCCTGGGTTCCAAAAGTGGCCATTCTGTCCTCCAGCAGCACTACCAGGAGTTTAAGGAGTTGCGGGAGGATGACCTGGAAAAGCTGGTGGAGGGGTCCAAACTGAGCTATCAGGAAATAAGGGACTGGTTTGCAAACAAGCAGGGAGAGGACAAGCTTGACAGAGCAGAGAACATTAGCCAAGGCAAGCGTTCAAGTGAGGAGCAGGGGGACTGGGTGGAGGTGACGGTCGGGGTGGACGAAGATGAGGACCATGCTTCTGACTGCACTGAAGCTGGGTATGAAATGGTTGAAGACGACTCAGAAGGCATGACAGGATAA